Proteins co-encoded in one Cydia splendana chromosome 11, ilCydSple1.2, whole genome shotgun sequence genomic window:
- the LOC134794732 gene encoding GPI mannosyltransferase 3, translating to MALPFSAKGLRPSQVVCAIVFVRILSVFLVQTWYVPDEYWQTLEVAHKQAFGYGALTWEWQKGIRSYLYPSVVAVLYTILKYTGLDYPEAVVILPRILQALLSSAADYSFYKWTGGRKWSLFLILTSWFWFYTSGRTLLQTVETALVVIALSKFPFKDGRLGYYEKENNSWLWLACLSVFLRPTSAALWAVLGAYNLFTTNQGRLRLLTRTYIPIALATAGPLIALDSYFHGGLIVTPWEFFRFNVLHDIASFYGKHPWHWYLSQGLPAVLGINLIPVLLAIYSVLRRPKENKTGLLLLTAVALHVALYSFIAHKEFRFVLPLLPILLYLAQDVIAPWSRKAKKWQLYLVALAILIGNAVPALYFGIVHQSGTLKVMPLLRDSLPNNRSSVLFMMPCHSTPLYSHLHVNITARYLNCDPPIGKTGDTYESEAFFHNPQAWWRREYNSRQPPTFVVLFDVLKGRVESLLAGYRQIYELPHTQFPEGEVSANVLVYQRNDRPKPVDDTV from the exons ATGGCTCTGCCCTTCAGTGCTAAGGGTTTGAGGCCCTCGCAGGTGGTCTGCGCTATAGTTTTCGTGAGGATCCTGTCCGTATTCCTGGTACAGACTTGGTATGTGCCGGACGAGTATTGGCAAACCCTGGAAGTGGCCCATAAGCAAGCATTTGGGTATGGAGCGCTGACATGGGAGTGGCAGAAGGGGATAAGAAGCTACCTGTATCCTAGTGTTGTGGCGGTATTGTACACTATTTTGAAGTATACTGGACTGGATTATCCCGAGGCTGTG GTCATTCTACCCCGCATCCTCCAAGCATTGCTAAGCTCCGCAGCCGACTACAGCTTCTACAAATGGACCGGCGGCCGCAAATGGTCCCTATTCCTGATCCTGACATCTTGGTTCTGGTTCTACACGTCCGGCCGCACCCTGCTACAGACTGTGGAGACTGCACTGGTTGTCATAGCTCTGTCTAAGTTCCCGTTCAAGGATGGAAGATTGGGCTATTATGAGAAAG AAAACAACTCATGGCTGTGGTTGGCTTGCCTCAGCGTGTTTCTTCGACCGACGTCCGCGGCGCTGTGGGCCGTGCTTGGCGCCTACAATCTGTTCACCACCAACCAAGGGCGTCTCCGACTATTAACTCGCACATACATACCTATTGC CCTCGCCACCGCCGGTCCTCTGATCGCCCTGGACTCGTACTTCCACGGCGGTTTGATTGTGACCCCCTGGGAGTTCTTCCGCTTCAACGTGCTACACGACATCGCTTCCTTCTACGGGAAGCACCCGTG GCACTGGTACCTCTCCCAAGGCCTCCCAGCGGTCCTCGGCATCAACCTGATTCCCGTTCTACTGGCAATATACTCCGTCCTCCGTCGCCCTAAAGAGAATAAAACTGGCCTACTGCTCCTAACTGCGGTCGCACTACATGTAGCATTGTACAG TTTCATCGCCCACAAGGAGTTCCGGTTCGTCCTGCCGCTGCTGCCGATCCTGCTGTATTTGGCCCAAGACGTCATCGCGCCGTGGAGTAGGAAAGCCAAGAA ATGGCAACTATACCTCGTCGCCCTGGCCATCCTCATCGGCAACGCCGTGCCCGCGCTATACTTCGGCATCGTGCACCAGAGCGGCACGCTCAAGGTGATGCCGCTGCTGCGAGACTCCTTGCCTAACAACCGCTCCTCCGTGCTCTTCATGATGCCTTGCCACTCCACGCCTCTATACAG TCACCTCCACGTAAACATCACAGCCCGCTACCTGAACTGCGACCCGCCCATAGGCAAAACCGGCGACACCTACGAATCGGAAGCCTTCTTCCACAACCCCCAGGCTTGGTGGCGTAGAGAATACAACAGCAGGCAACCGCCTACTTTTGTAGTTCTTTTTGACGTGCTGAAGGGCAGAGTCGAGAGTTTGCTGGCTGGATATAGACAGATATATGAACTGCcccatacacag TTCCCCGAAGGCGAGGTGAGCGCGAACGTGCTGGTGTACCAGAGGAACGACCGGCCGAAGCCCGTCGACGACACCGTCTAA